In Brachypodium distachyon strain Bd21 chromosome 2, Brachypodium_distachyon_v3.0, whole genome shotgun sequence, one genomic interval encodes:
- the LOC100829595 gene encoding peptide deformylase 1A, chloroplastic, translated as MVSHIRPLSLTAAAAPLCAPPAPFPTGRSVGGRRWRSVRASAGGGGWLSGLLGGKGGGGGGAPTAMTVTPGTVKAGDPVLHEPAQYVAPEDVPSEKVQSVIDQMIAVMRKAPGVGLAAPQIGVPLKIIVLEDTQEYISYAPKKDIDAQDRRPFDLLVIINPKLKKTSKRTALFYEGCLSVDGYRAVVERHLDVEVSGLDRNGCPVKVEASGWQARILQHECDHLEGTLYVDKMVPRTFRVVDNLDLPLATGCPPLGAR; from the exons ATGGTATCGCACATCCGGCCGCTCTCCTTaaccgccgcggcggcgcccctcTGCGCTCCCCCCGCTCCGTTTCCTACTGGCAGATCAGTGGGCGGTAGGCGCTGGAGGAGCGTGAGGGccagcgcgggcggcgggggctgGCTGTCGGGCCTGCTAGGcggcaagggcggcggcggcggcggtgcgccCACGGCGATGACGGTGACGCCAGGGACCGTGAAGGCCGGCGACCCCGTGCTGCACGAGCCTGCGCAGTATGTGGCCCCGGAAGACGTGCCCTCCGAGAAGGTCCAGAGCGTCAtcgaccagatgatcgccgtaATGCGCAAGGCCCCTGGCGTGGGCCTGGCCGCCCCTCAGATTGGCGTCCCCTTGAAG ATTATTGTTTTGGAGGACACCCAAGAATACATTAGCTATGCTCCCAAGAAGGACATTGATGCGCAGGATCGCCGCCCCTTCGATCTTCTT GTTATTATCAATCCCAAACTTAAGAAGACGAGTAAAAGAACCGCCCTTTTCTATGAGGGATGCTTGAG TGTTGATGGATATAGGGCGGTCGTTGAGCGACATTTGGATGTCGAGGTTTCGGGCTTGGACCGCAATGGGTGTCCTGTTAAGGTGGAAGCTTCAGGATGGCAGGCACGTATCCTGCAGCATGAGTGTGATCACCTTGAAGGCACATTGTATGTTGACAAGATGGTCCCGAGGACATTCAGGGTAGTCGATAACTTGGATCTGCCACTCGCCACCGGATGCCCTCCTCTAGGTGCACGATAA
- the LOC100828391 gene encoding chaperone protein dnaJ 49, whose product MEGNKDDAVKSLRIGKDALDAGDTARAIKFLSKAKRLDPSLPIDQLLNPLLNKDDPSSSPASSSSAPQPPPPPPSRSAGAEANGTDGLRERKQKGKKKEGEESGGDTAGVRTFTEEQLEVVHQIKKHTRDYYKILGLEKDCTVEDVRKAYRKLSLKVHPDKNKAPGAEDAFKAVSKAFQCLSDAESRKRFDLVGSDEPPTHNRRAASTARAYNGFYEDEIDPDEIFRNFFYGGMAPTTTRQFGQFGTFHFRTGGMHHAHGAQQGSGGSHVRMLIQLLPVLLLLLLNFLPSSEPVYNLSRSYPYEHKFQTPRGVTYYVKLPNFEEQYPQQSTERTTLERHVERDYYSIITQNCRVELQRRQWGLAYQTPHCDMLQKFEATAQ is encoded by the coding sequence ATGGAGGGCAACAAGGACGACGCGGTCAAGTCCCTGCGCATCGGCAAGGACGCCCTCGACGCCGGCGACACCGCCCGCGCCATCAAGTTTTTGTCCAAGGCCAAGCGCCTGGACCCCTCGCTCCCCATCGACCAACTCCTCAATCCCCTCCTCAACAAGGACGAcccgtcctcctcgccggcctcgtcATCATCGGCCCCACagcccccaccgccgccgccgtctcgatCTGCAGGAGCTGAAGCAAACGGGACTGATGGCTTGAGAGAGAGGAAGCAGAAgggcaagaagaaggagggggaggagagcGGTGGTGATACTGCCGGGGTGAGGACGTTCACGGAGGAACAGCTGGAGGTGGTTCACCAGATCAAGAAGCACACAAGGGACTACTACAAGATCCTGGGCCTCGAAAAGGACTGCACCGTGGAGGACGTGCGCAAGGCCTACCGCAAGCTCTCTCTCAAGGTGCACCCTGACAAGAACAAGGCCCCTGGTGCTGAGGACGCCTTCAAGGCTGTCTCCAAGGCCTTCCAGTGCCTCAGCGATGCAGAAAGCCGGAAACGCTTTGACCTTGTTGGTTCTGATGAGCCACCAACACACAACAGGAGGGCAGCATCCACTGCCCGTGCATACAATGGGTTCTATGAGGATGAAATTGACCCAGATGAGATATTCAGGAACTTCTTCTATGGCGGGATGGCGCCTACCACCACCAGGCAGTTTGGGCAGTTCGGGACGTTTCATTTCAGGACTGGTGGGATGCATCATGCTCATGGGGCGCAGCAGGGTTCCGGTGGCTCTCATGTCCGAATGCTTATCCAGCTGTTGCCTGTCctactgctgctgttgctcaACTTCCTGCCATCTTCTGAACCGGTTTACAACCTCTCCCGCTCCTACCCTTATGAGCACAAGTTCCAAACCCCACGCGGAGTCACGTACTATGTTAAGTTGCCTAATTTTGAAGAGCAGTACCCACAACAGAGCACTGAGCGCACAACACTGGAGCGGCATGTCGAGAGGGATTATTACTCAATAATAACACAGAATTGTAGGGTGGAGCTGCAGCGTCGTCAATGGGGGCTAGCCTACCAGACACCGCACTGTGATATGCTTCAGAAATTTGAGGCGACAGCACAGTAA
- the LOC100826962 gene encoding protein NRT1/ PTR FAMILY 6.2 isoform X1, whose protein sequence is MARSSIEQARASNLLLLLALYSSSPRGSIHQHLSLLGSTTSYSINMEEKMETGARPSWIGAGNGNLVHDAVDYHGCPADRSRTGSWVAAALVLGIELCERLATMGIAVNLVTYLTDTMHLPSAESANVVTDFMGTSFLLCLLGGFLADSFLGRFLTIAIFALLQALGTGLLAVSTTVRQLRPGPGEAATGLQMGVLYACLYLIALGTGGLKSSVSGFGTDQFDERDDQERAAMGHFFNRFFFFISLGTLMAVTVLVYVQDHVGRSWAYGICSACMLLAVAVFLSGTRRYRYKRSAGSPIVHILQVLVAAARKRGPIKRGPLAAAALYEDRQEDERIPHTAQFLCLDAAAVMAGEEDNEIGTVGRQAPNPWKLCSVSRVEEVKMVARLMPVWATTILFWTIYAQMITFSVEQATTMDRRMVGSFEIPAASLTVFFVGAIMLTLALYDRIFIPLCRILTGRQGFTSLEKIGIGLALSIAGMAAAAVCEKKRLAVAAAASTDTAVLPISVFMLIPQFLLVGAGEAFIYTGQLDFFITRSPKGMKTMSTGLFLATLSLGFFLSSALVSLVKGATTWLGDTINHSRLDYFYWLLAVLGAVNLAAYLLCAMWATPAAGSSKADPAATAADEKC, encoded by the exons ATGGCGAGGTCGTCGATCGAGCAAGCAAGGGCCAGCaatctccttcttctcctagCATTatattcttcttctccaagagGATCGATCCACCAACATCTTTCTTTACTTGGCTCGACCACAAGCTATAGCATAAATATG gaagAGAAAATGGAGACTGGGGCTAGGCCGTCGTGGATCGGGGCCGGCAACGGCAACCTGGTGCACGACGCGGTGGACTACCATGGTTGCCCGGCCGACCGTTCTCGCACGGGCAgctgggtggcggcggcgctggtgctCGGGATCGAGCTGTGCGAGCGCCTGGCGACGATGGGCATCGCCGTGAACCTGGTGACTTACCTGACGGACACGATGCACCTTCCCAGCGCCGAGTCCGCCAACGTAGTCACCGACTTCATGGgcacctccttcctcctctgcctcctcggCGGCTTCCTCGCCGACTCCTTCCTCGGCCGCTTCCTCACCATCGCCATCTTCGCCCTCCTCCAAGCACTCGGCACGGGGCTCCTGGCGGTTTCGACGACGGTGCGGCAGCtgcggccggggccgggggaggcggcgacggggcTGCAGATGGGCGTCCTCTACGCGTGCCTGTACCTCATCGCGCTGGGCACCGGCGGGCTCAAGTCGAGCGTGTCCGGGTTCGGCACGGACCAGTTCGACGAGCGGGACGACCAGGAGCGCGCCGCCATGGGGCACTTCTTCaaccgcttcttcttcttcatcagccTGGGCACGCTCATGGCCGTCACGGTCCTCGTCTACGTCCAGGACCACGTGGGCCGGAGCTGGGCCTACGGCATCTGCTCGGCCTGCATGCTCCtggccgtcgccgtcttcctcTCCGGCACCAGGAGGTATCGCTACAAGCGGAGCGCCGGGAGCCCCATCGTGCACATCCTCCAGGTGCTCGTCGCTGCGGCCCGGAAGCGCGGGCCGATCAAGCGGGGGCctctcgctgccgccgcgctcTACGAGGACCGGCAAGAAGATGAGAGGATCCCACACACGGCCCAGTTCCTGTGCCTGGACGCGGCGGCCGTGatggccggcgaggaggacaaCGAGATCGGCACGGTCGGGCGGCAGGCGCCGAACCCGTGGAAGCTGTGCTCGGTGTCACGCGTGGAGGAGGTGAAGATGGTGGCGAGGCTGATGCCCGTGTGGGCGACCACCATCCTCTTCTGGACCATCTACGCGCAGATGATCACCTTCTCCGTGGAACAGGCCACCACCATGGACCGCCGCATGGTGGGCAGCTTCGAGATCCCAGCTGCTTCGCTCACCGTCTTCTTCGTCGGCGCCATCATGCTCACCCTCGCCCTCTACGACCGCATCTTCATCCCGCTCTGCCGGATCCTCACCGGACGCCAGGGGTTCACCAGCCTCGAGAAGATCGGCATCGGCCTCGCCCTCTCCATCGCcggcatggccgccgccgccgtctgcgAGAAGaagcgcctcgccgtcgccgcagccGCGTCCACCGACACGGCAGTGCTACCGATCAGCGTGTTCATGCTGATCCCGCAGTTCCTGCTggtgggcgcgggcgaggcCTTCATCTACACGGGGCAGCTCGACTTCTTCATCACGCGGTCGCCCAAGGGCATGAAGACCATGAGCACAGGCCTCTTCCTCGCCACGCTCTCCCtcggcttcttcctcagcAGCGCGCTCGTCTCGCTCGTCAAGGGCGCCACCACGTGGCTCGGTGACACCATCAACCACAGCCGCCTAGACTACTTCTACTGGCTCCTCGCCGTGCTCGGCGCAGTCAACCTCGCAGCCTACCTCCTGTGCGCCATGTGGGccacgccggccgccggcagcagcaaggCGGACCCTGCTGCTACGGCCGCCGACGAGaaatgctag
- the LOC100826962 gene encoding protein NRT1/ PTR FAMILY 6.2 isoform X2 has translation MQEEKMETGARPSWIGAGNGNLVHDAVDYHGCPADRSRTGSWVAAALVLGIELCERLATMGIAVNLVTYLTDTMHLPSAESANVVTDFMGTSFLLCLLGGFLADSFLGRFLTIAIFALLQALGTGLLAVSTTVRQLRPGPGEAATGLQMGVLYACLYLIALGTGGLKSSVSGFGTDQFDERDDQERAAMGHFFNRFFFFISLGTLMAVTVLVYVQDHVGRSWAYGICSACMLLAVAVFLSGTRRYRYKRSAGSPIVHILQVLVAAARKRGPIKRGPLAAAALYEDRQEDERIPHTAQFLCLDAAAVMAGEEDNEIGTVGRQAPNPWKLCSVSRVEEVKMVARLMPVWATTILFWTIYAQMITFSVEQATTMDRRMVGSFEIPAASLTVFFVGAIMLTLALYDRIFIPLCRILTGRQGFTSLEKIGIGLALSIAGMAAAAVCEKKRLAVAAAASTDTAVLPISVFMLIPQFLLVGAGEAFIYTGQLDFFITRSPKGMKTMSTGLFLATLSLGFFLSSALVSLVKGATTWLGDTINHSRLDYFYWLLAVLGAVNLAAYLLCAMWATPAAGSSKADPAATAADEKC, from the coding sequence atgcaggaagAGAAAATGGAGACTGGGGCTAGGCCGTCGTGGATCGGGGCCGGCAACGGCAACCTGGTGCACGACGCGGTGGACTACCATGGTTGCCCGGCCGACCGTTCTCGCACGGGCAgctgggtggcggcggcgctggtgctCGGGATCGAGCTGTGCGAGCGCCTGGCGACGATGGGCATCGCCGTGAACCTGGTGACTTACCTGACGGACACGATGCACCTTCCCAGCGCCGAGTCCGCCAACGTAGTCACCGACTTCATGGgcacctccttcctcctctgcctcctcggCGGCTTCCTCGCCGACTCCTTCCTCGGCCGCTTCCTCACCATCGCCATCTTCGCCCTCCTCCAAGCACTCGGCACGGGGCTCCTGGCGGTTTCGACGACGGTGCGGCAGCtgcggccggggccgggggaggcggcgacggggcTGCAGATGGGCGTCCTCTACGCGTGCCTGTACCTCATCGCGCTGGGCACCGGCGGGCTCAAGTCGAGCGTGTCCGGGTTCGGCACGGACCAGTTCGACGAGCGGGACGACCAGGAGCGCGCCGCCATGGGGCACTTCTTCaaccgcttcttcttcttcatcagccTGGGCACGCTCATGGCCGTCACGGTCCTCGTCTACGTCCAGGACCACGTGGGCCGGAGCTGGGCCTACGGCATCTGCTCGGCCTGCATGCTCCtggccgtcgccgtcttcctcTCCGGCACCAGGAGGTATCGCTACAAGCGGAGCGCCGGGAGCCCCATCGTGCACATCCTCCAGGTGCTCGTCGCTGCGGCCCGGAAGCGCGGGCCGATCAAGCGGGGGCctctcgctgccgccgcgctcTACGAGGACCGGCAAGAAGATGAGAGGATCCCACACACGGCCCAGTTCCTGTGCCTGGACGCGGCGGCCGTGatggccggcgaggaggacaaCGAGATCGGCACGGTCGGGCGGCAGGCGCCGAACCCGTGGAAGCTGTGCTCGGTGTCACGCGTGGAGGAGGTGAAGATGGTGGCGAGGCTGATGCCCGTGTGGGCGACCACCATCCTCTTCTGGACCATCTACGCGCAGATGATCACCTTCTCCGTGGAACAGGCCACCACCATGGACCGCCGCATGGTGGGCAGCTTCGAGATCCCAGCTGCTTCGCTCACCGTCTTCTTCGTCGGCGCCATCATGCTCACCCTCGCCCTCTACGACCGCATCTTCATCCCGCTCTGCCGGATCCTCACCGGACGCCAGGGGTTCACCAGCCTCGAGAAGATCGGCATCGGCCTCGCCCTCTCCATCGCcggcatggccgccgccgccgtctgcgAGAAGaagcgcctcgccgtcgccgcagccGCGTCCACCGACACGGCAGTGCTACCGATCAGCGTGTTCATGCTGATCCCGCAGTTCCTGCTggtgggcgcgggcgaggcCTTCATCTACACGGGGCAGCTCGACTTCTTCATCACGCGGTCGCCCAAGGGCATGAAGACCATGAGCACAGGCCTCTTCCTCGCCACGCTCTCCCtcggcttcttcctcagcAGCGCGCTCGTCTCGCTCGTCAAGGGCGCCACCACGTGGCTCGGTGACACCATCAACCACAGCCGCCTAGACTACTTCTACTGGCTCCTCGCCGTGCTCGGCGCAGTCAACCTCGCAGCCTACCTCCTGTGCGCCATGTGGGccacgccggccgccggcagcagcaaggCGGACCCTGCTGCTACGGCCGCCGACGAGaaatgctag